In Channa argus isolate prfri chromosome 15, Channa argus male v1.0, whole genome shotgun sequence, the DNA window ctttctttttggaTTTCAGTGATATTTCAGCTGCCAGGTTTATAAATAATGGGTCTTTTTGAAGCTTTGAGGGGATGGTAGCTTATCAGATAAGATACAGTATTATCGTAGCTTTTGATCATTTCTTCTCAGTATTATGCTCATCTGGGAGAAGAGCTTAGAGCTGAGGCATTTCTATGCAGAATGACGAGTGGGGATAGAAGTGAAAGTGTAGATGatggaaaagcaaaaaatgtgtACGGACAGTGTGAATGAGCGACTTCTCATAAATCAGTTACATCGTGAAAAACTATTTTCCATGAATGAGTACTTTACACTGAGTGATATGATCGTGCTTTGTTCACAGCTGGTCGGGGCAACAGGtttccagtgcattttttttttttttttttttacttttatagctttattttgtccatttttcacctttgtctttgtttgtattATATCTGTACtgtacagaaagtacatataaATTATCTTGtccaaaataaatttaaatgggCACCAACTTTATAATTTTATGTGTTGTCTtgtcatgtttttgtgtcatgttttgtcGTGAGAAAATATATCACAGACACAAGAAGGGAAAAAGTATTTGGATTTATTTGTTTGGTATAGTACAACAGCGGTGTGTGAGGGGGAAGATGGAAACAGCAAAGATGTTACTACCGGTGCATAGAACAACCCCCCTCACCTTCTCCAAACGGTGTCTTTCACTTTATCGCCAATGGGCTTTGCAATATCTCTTTGGAAAATTTAAGAGATTATCATTCTGGTTTGCATTTTCCTCAAATGGTTTTACAAAAATACGAGCAACGTTTTCTCTTCTTGCAGAACGTAAAAGGCAAGGTCAGAGGAACCTGAATTGGCACTTTGAACTACAGAAGGAAAGGGGAAGGGAGCTGTCAATACAGCAGTAGTAATTCAAGTCAAGCTACCTGCTACATATTTTATAGAACATTCATACAATACTGTATGGGAGATGTGtcctatttttttcttctttgttttggaTGGAGGGTAGGTACACCTCAGACCTAAGCATTCAGAACAACTGTAATAGAATACATTATGTATGAGACTGAGCAGATGTAGAAACAAAATGCATACAGATAAGTGACATTCAACGTTGGACTTGCCTGTCAGCGTAATACTGCTGATTTGTGAGGAAGCACCTCTCTCTATCCCTTTGGTGTCATTCTATTTCTGATGAAGTGTAATTTAAACAAAGCTAAAATGCCACAAAGTAAAATCGAACCTACAGCTGACACCGTGGACACAAATATGGAATACGACATGTTTAGACATTTCATTCCAGGATGGGGAGATGCAGACCCAGTTTGGCTATAAAAAGTGCTTCAGGGACATGGTTAATTATAGACATACTTCATACTGGAGTGAGTGTGGTGATAACTAGAGAGAGATCACACGTTGATTTCCTgtattacagtatgtttccATTAACATAGCACACTGAATCCACTGAGTCACACCGATATAAATTAAGCGATAAATTCAGCATTTGTCGTCAAACACCAAAAGAAAGTCTGATTTTGTGTTTAGAAATCCATGGTAGTGTTCTAACAGTCTTTAAAAATGCCACATCAATGGTAAGCAGATGGACCAAGGCAGCCAATGATTGGAGCGGTCATAGAACCtgtcctttctgtatttttgttatattttccttaaaatgaaGTACCTGTAAGGTGACCAACAAATCCTGCATTAAGCAGAAGTTAGCGCCATATACTGTGCAGTATGTCAAAACTAAGATAatactgttttctctttttgtgaaCAAAATGGAATGATTAGTACCCTTTTTTCCTGGTTGTCATGCCAGCGGCGATCTCTCTTTCatcaagaaattaaaataaagtgtgCAAATCATCAAGGGTGTTTCACTACAATATGAGGCACTGTCTCAAAGGGTCACCAAGGTCAGATGCCCAAAAcctcaataaaaataatactttttaaaacatctaGATATAATAATGCTGCTTTTTGTGTCACATCCTTCTCCAGGCAGGGCTGTAGATCACTCAAACTTTTGGACCATCTTCACTGTTCCCTGATGGAAATAATACATTGGATATAAGTGCTGTGATTTTGCAGTGAAGAAAAACCATCTTTAAGTGATATTCCAACCAAACTCCATTTCTTTCAAGTATTTACCAAAACACAATTCAATGCATgtagtatgtatgtatgtgagtTAATAAACTTCCATAAAGCtataaatgtgaacatttccaAACTACATTAGACGGGTATTTTAGGGTGAAAAAGGTTTTGGGTACTACAAGACGTGTTTCATCAATGTATAACTTTGAAAACCATGCCAAAACATCTGGTAGCTCCAACCAAATTTTGCTCGACACATTTTGATCTGAAATCTTTTAGAGGTTGTCATATTTAAGACACATTACTATAACTAAAAGACAGTTGTTACAAACCTGTTGTTGAGCCCTGCTGGTGGTCAGACACGTGTGTGATTGAGAATCGTGACACCATAAATCGGTTAGATGCTACAGCTGCAGGTTTAGGAGCTTCAGGATTGTTGGACGTAGATGTGGTCAAAGGCTGTCGCTCAGGGATGGTCTCCGGTGAGGACGGGCAGGGTTCTTCCCGTTCACAACCCCCACCTGAAAGCACACAGAGggttacaattacaattacatatGTGCTATACGTGGAATAAATCAGGATGTGTAGTGTAGTGTTTTATGTGCGTCACAAACTCGCCCTCTTCTGAAAAGTTCCCATCTCTTTCCTCAAAAACACAGAATGTTTGACAGGATTGAGCTTCAAGTTCAGGGTCAGGTTGCAGCTGGTGCGCAGAGGTTTCTTTTTCTGAAGGTTCCTGCCCACTGGGCTCCGTTCCTGTGGAGAAGGCAAAGTCAGCCAGATCTCCTGTGGGACTCTCctggaagaaaaagacaaatattcctaaaataaaataatcaatccTTATAAACTGGACAACTTTGACAGATTAACATTTCATACCTGGTCAAAAAGAAACACTGTAACATCATCAAAAAAGGACACagcttttttcttcctctctaaCTCCTCGCAGAAGGACTGGGTGAGAAGTGTGGGCATCTTCAGGAGACTGCGGAGGTGTCTGGCCCTGCTGCTGTCGCTTACCACCACTGGCACTGAGGTAAAATCCTCCTCGCTCTCCTCACTGTCTTCATCTTGAATGTTGTAGGTCCTCAATTCTTCATCGGACTCGCTATCGTCAGAGTCGTCTTCATCCTCCGCCTCTTCTAGCGGAGCTCTCACATCTTCTCCGCACAGCTCCATCAATGATGAAGAAGTGGACAGGTCAACAGGGCCGTTTGAGTCTTCACATAAACTGTCCTGTGAGTCACATTCCTCTGCATCTATGTCCTCAAAATCCTCCTCATTTATTCTCACTCCTTCGCTTGTCTCCTCTGTCTCATCCTTGACAGGACTAAATTCGGGcagttcctcctcctctgtggaTCCATCACCATTTTCACTGTCTTTAGAGACCTCATCTCTGTATTCGTTAATGGTGGAGTCAGAATTCAACGACTGGGAGCAATCATCTGCTCTTCGGTTACTCTCCTCATTGTTAGCTGAGGCCTCTTGGACAGTGGAAGAGGGTTCAGACCCATGTGAGGTGCTAAGCTCTGAGGAAGGCTCCTCTCCTGAGTGCTCTGTCTCCAGTCCGAGATCATCATCTGCAGGTGCTGACTCTTTCGTCAGGCAGCCGCCCATCTGTGGAGGAAATGGAGACAGCATGGACAACCCAGGGGTAGGAAGGGGATGGGGTGAACTAGGGACAGCCTCTAAAAAATTCACGACAACACAATGTTTGATGTGTCTTAGATTTGTTAAATGGTCTTCATTACTGAGTTGCCCTTGGATAGGAGCACCATGTCTGATGCCTCTCAATTTTTCAGCACAGACATCACGGTTAATTGGACCTGAAAAAAACTTACTGCCTTCCTCTTGAGGGCTCCTCTCATTTTCGACATCATAGTCAGAGAAGTAGGCAGAGTCCCTGTACAGGTCCTTATCAGTCAGGCCCTTTAACTGTAGCTCTGAGGAGCTAGTGGAAGTGCATTGTCCCACCTGCAGAACAAGTTCAGTTTCTCCACCCAGCCTCTCACCAGCTCGGACATCTCCAAGCTCTTTAAATAGAAACTCTGGAGATTCATTGTTCTCTGTGTCATAGCCACTGTCCAAGGATTTCGGCAGGATGGGGATATTAAATGGATCAGGGCTAAAGGCCTGATCACAGGTGCTTGCCATCGATGAGGACAAGTTAATGATGTCTACTGATTCAGGAGTCCCCTCTGGATTCTTCGGTGAACTCAgctcttcttcctctgcctcAGCATAATCTAGGTTGAAATCGGCAAAGATAGCTGATGTAATGTCGGTGACGTCATCGTCATCATCCTCGCTGTAGTCACCAAGCTCAGCCAGGCTATTGCTGGATTCTCTATCTCCCACTCCACTATCCAATCGTCTGCTTCTTCCTGATGTCTCAGGGTAGTTTAGCCTCATTCCTGCTGAAACCCCCTCCCAGATGTGGCCTCTGTGCTTGTCTGGAGTGGCTCCTGTTTGGCCAGTCAAGGGGTCCTTAAAAGCAGAAGGGGACTTTAAATAGCTTGTATCAGGTATCATCTTAGGCTCAGAATACAGTCTCTCCCCATTAAGCAACAACTGCTTCTCACATTTACCCTGCAATTTTCCACTTTCTACACCTCGGGTTGCACGAGTAAAAGAATCAATGAAACTTTGATTTTCTGCAATCACATTCCTTTCCACCTGAAtggcagcttcttctctctctttgttaaataaattcatGTATGAACCTAATTCAGTGGAGTTGCTAGTAGCATTACCATCAGCATCTCGTCCTTCTGCTTCCAAATTGGCAGATGACCTGGAGCTGTGGAAAGTTCTGGTGGTGGCCTTGGTTAAAGACCAGATTTCTGTTGTGTTAGAGTGAACAGTGTGCTGAAGGTCCAGATAGCTGTCGTGTCCAATGCCTACCTGCCTACTCTCCAAGCTAAGGCTGTTATTATTTGCTGAATGGTTTGAGGTCCAGTTTGTGGCCTCTCTCTCAGAGAAAAGGTCATTTTCAGTGTGCTCACCTCTCCGCTGGCCCACCAACAGGCCGTCATCTGCTTCAACGTCAATGCTAATGTGGTTGACAATGGATAGTGTCTTTCTGAGAGGACCCATCACATTATTATGGCAGCTTTCATTAACCACGCTTTGACCTGTGCTTGCTTCAAGATAGGGATCACAGAACCCTAAGCTGGGGCTGCTGACTGCATGTGACAATGCGCGCGTGTTTTCCAACCGTTCCACTGGACGGACAGGGTTTGATTGGGACTCTGGTGATGTATCCAGTTCAGACAGACAGGTTTGGTCGTATGTTTTATATGACTGTTCACAGTAGATTGTGCCATCGAGATTAGATGAGAAGCAATTGTGGTAGTGACCTAATTTTACTGGACTGGTGCTTGATGTCTGTCTCAGCAGTGGCTCCATATTTAGTTGGACAGTGGGGCTTGAATCAGTTTCATAGGCAGTAGACTTGTTGTTATCAGCAGTTGACCAGTAAGCACTGGGCTGTGCGATGGTTGAACCAGTCCGACTCTCAGAGGAtagcctgctgctgctggcctcCATCCCTGGGCTATAGTCCACAACGCTATCATCCAGGTTAATGTTACACTCTACTGGCTCCTCTATACGAATGTAGTACTCACTGCTGATTGAGGGGCTGTGGGCACTCAATACTGGGACCACCCCTGGGTGTTCAGGTTCATAATATGACGGGGATACACCTGAGGTGAGGCTGTCAGTCTTAGAGCCCCCTGTGGTACTTCCTTTGTTTGAATAATAAATATCCTGGTAATGTGGGTTCCCCTGACCTAGTGGCCCACTGGTTGAGGAGGAGCAGTAGGGTTGTTCCGCTCGAGCTTGCTCCCACTTGTACTCAAAGTTGAGACCATGGCTGGTCTCTGTGACAGTCAGTAGGTCATCCACTGTGTCAGAGTGGAAGCTGTCAGAGAAGTGATCcaggagaggaaaagaagatgagGCAGAGGAGGCTGGATCCACTGTCTGAGTTTGGTCTGCACCAGGTACGTCAGCAGAGTCAGGTGTAGGGGTCAGGACTAAGGTTGTGGATGTAGCTGTGTGGGTGGTGCTTCCAAGCAGATTGGGTCTCAAGGTATTCCAGCGAAGTTCAAAGTCTTCCTCAGCCTCACTGGACCCTTTGGCGCACAGATATGTGACCAGAAGGTGTACTTCCTCACTGCTGGGTCTTAGTTCTGGCTGCAACCAGCAGAACTGCATTACCTCATACCTGAAcagaacaaagagagagagagataaaaggaATAAAACCTCATATCTGTGTAAAACACTCATTAGTTAtagttttatgcatttattcTATGTCTATGTTTGAGGTCAGCACTTTCAAACGACATCTAGCACTTGAATGACACTAACAAAGAACATAAAGTGTATGTGAAGGTGGTGCAGAGCAATTGCTGACAGGGTTAGAAGatgtttatgtacagtatgccTCCCTGAGAGACTGGAAAAGCAACCGTGTCTCACCAGCGTTCAGAGAGGGGAAACTGGAGCTGGAGTTTGGGTAGCTTGAGTTGCTGTTCCTTCACAGCATATGTCAGCACCTGTCTGTCAGAGTAGTGTCTGTAGGGCTGGTTTCCCAGCTCAAACAGCTCCCACATAGTCACCCCCAGTGACCTGGAACGGGTAAAGAATCATTAAGTGTCAATATCCCTCATTTCATATGTAGTACATCATTTCTAAAGAAGTTTTAGTGTAATAACATACAGATTTATAAGAAAACATTGTATGTGCTAAAACTGTATCCTGTCTGAATTACCAAAACACTGCAATAATATAATCAGTGTGTCTAATATCCCACCATATGTTG includes these proteins:
- the aatka gene encoding serine/threonine-protein kinase LMTK1 isoform X1; translated protein: MVFALHVIVMSSAFFNPSFAFSSHFDTDGAPLSELSWPSSLAVVAVSFSGLFTFVFLMLACLCCKKGDIGFKEFENTEGEEYQADLSALASPSSQNGPEVYILPLTEVSLPVSKQPGRSIQLLKSSDLGRHSLLYLKEIGHGWFGKVLLGEVNAGLSTTQVVVKELKASASVQDQMQFLEEVQPYRTLQHPALLQCLAQCSEVTPYLLVMEFCPLGDLKSYLRSCRVADSETPDRLILQRMACDIASGLMHLHKYNFIHSDLALRNCLLTSEMSVKIGDYGLSHSRYKDDYYITQDQIWVPLRWIAPELIDEVHGNLLVVDQTKSSNIWSLGVTMWELFELGNQPYRHYSDRQVLTYAVKEQQLKLPKLQLQFPLSERWYEVMQFCWLQPELRPSSEEVHLLVTYLCAKGSSEAEEDFELRWNTLRPNLLGSTTHTATSTTLVLTPTPDSADVPGADQTQTVDPASSASSSFPLLDHFSDSFHSDTVDDLLTVTETSHGLNFEYKWEQARAEQPYCSSSTSGPLGQGNPHYQDIYYSNKGSTTGGSKTDSLTSGVSPSYYEPEHPGVVPVLSAHSPSISSEYYIRIEEPVECNINLDDSVVDYSPGMEASSSRLSSESRTGSTIAQPSAYWSTADNNKSTAYETDSSPTVQLNMEPLLRQTSSTSPVKLGHYHNCFSSNLDGTIYCEQSYKTYDQTCLSELDTSPESQSNPVRPVERLENTRALSHAVSSPSLGFCDPYLEASTGQSVVNESCHNNVMGPLRKTLSIVNHISIDVEADDGLLVGQRRGEHTENDLFSEREATNWTSNHSANNNSLSLESRQVGIGHDSYLDLQHTVHSNTTEIWSLTKATTRTFHSSRSSANLEAEGRDADGNATSNSTELGSYMNLFNKEREEAAIQVERNVIAENQSFIDSFTRATRGVESGKLQGKCEKQLLLNGERLYSEPKMIPDTSYLKSPSAFKDPLTGQTGATPDKHRGHIWEGVSAGMRLNYPETSGRSRRLDSGVGDRESSNSLAELGDYSEDDDDDVTDITSAIFADFNLDYAEAEEEELSSPKNPEGTPESVDIINLSSSMASTCDQAFSPDPFNIPILPKSLDSGYDTENNESPEFLFKELGDVRAGERLGGETELVLQVGQCTSTSSSELQLKGLTDKDLYRDSAYFSDYDVENERSPQEEGSKFFSGPINRDVCAEKLRGIRHGAPIQGQLSNEDHLTNLRHIKHCVVVNFLEAVPSSPHPLPTPGLSMLSPFPPQMGGCLTKESAPADDDLGLETEHSGEEPSSELSTSHGSEPSSTVQEASANNEESNRRADDCSQSLNSDSTINEYRDEVSKDSENGDGSTEEEELPEFSPVKDETEETSEGVRINEEDFEDIDAEECDSQDSLCEDSNGPVDLSTSSSLMELCGEDVRAPLEEAEDEDDSDDSESDEELRTYNIQDEDSEESEEDFTSVPVVVSDSSRARHLRSLLKMPTLLTQSFCEELERKKKAVSFFDDVTVFLFDQESPTGDLADFAFSTGTEPSGQEPSEKETSAHQLQPDPELEAQSCQTFCVFEERDGNFSEEGGGCEREEPCPSSPETIPERQPLTTSTSNNPEAPKPAAVASNRFMVSRFSITHVSDHQQGSTTGNSEDGPKV
- the aatka gene encoding serine/threonine-protein kinase LMTK1 isoform X2 produces the protein MRLRCLGLDLGTRALGSHTLNQYFSPASDSDLVPVTVLTVAGLSLLRHHQHLHSRNMKIHGVQLLKSSDLGRHSLLYLKEIGHGWFGKVLLGEVNAGLSTTQVVVKELKASASVQDQMQFLEEVQPYRTLQHPALLQCLAQCSEVTPYLLVMEFCPLGDLKSYLRSCRVADSETPDRLILQRMACDIASGLMHLHKYNFIHSDLALRNCLLTSEMSVKIGDYGLSHSRYKDDYYITQDQIWVPLRWIAPELIDEVHGNLLVVDQTKSSNIWSLGVTMWELFELGNQPYRHYSDRQVLTYAVKEQQLKLPKLQLQFPLSERWYEVMQFCWLQPELRPSSEEVHLLVTYLCAKGSSEAEEDFELRWNTLRPNLLGSTTHTATSTTLVLTPTPDSADVPGADQTQTVDPASSASSSFPLLDHFSDSFHSDTVDDLLTVTETSHGLNFEYKWEQARAEQPYCSSSTSGPLGQGNPHYQDIYYSNKGSTTGGSKTDSLTSGVSPSYYEPEHPGVVPVLSAHSPSISSEYYIRIEEPVECNINLDDSVVDYSPGMEASSSRLSSESRTGSTIAQPSAYWSTADNNKSTAYETDSSPTVQLNMEPLLRQTSSTSPVKLGHYHNCFSSNLDGTIYCEQSYKTYDQTCLSELDTSPESQSNPVRPVERLENTRALSHAVSSPSLGFCDPYLEASTGQSVVNESCHNNVMGPLRKTLSIVNHISIDVEADDGLLVGQRRGEHTENDLFSEREATNWTSNHSANNNSLSLESRQVGIGHDSYLDLQHTVHSNTTEIWSLTKATTRTFHSSRSSANLEAEGRDADGNATSNSTELGSYMNLFNKEREEAAIQVERNVIAENQSFIDSFTRATRGVESGKLQGKCEKQLLLNGERLYSEPKMIPDTSYLKSPSAFKDPLTGQTGATPDKHRGHIWEGVSAGMRLNYPETSGRSRRLDSGVGDRESSNSLAELGDYSEDDDDDVTDITSAIFADFNLDYAEAEEEELSSPKNPEGTPESVDIINLSSSMASTCDQAFSPDPFNIPILPKSLDSGYDTENNESPEFLFKELGDVRAGERLGGETELVLQVGQCTSTSSSELQLKGLTDKDLYRDSAYFSDYDVENERSPQEEGSKFFSGPINRDVCAEKLRGIRHGAPIQGQLSNEDHLTNLRHIKHCVVVNFLEAVPSSPHPLPTPGLSMLSPFPPQMGGCLTKESAPADDDLGLETEHSGEEPSSELSTSHGSEPSSTVQEASANNEESNRRADDCSQSLNSDSTINEYRDEVSKDSENGDGSTEEEELPEFSPVKDETEETSEGVRINEEDFEDIDAEECDSQDSLCEDSNGPVDLSTSSSLMELCGEDVRAPLEEAEDEDDSDDSESDEELRTYNIQDEDSEESEEDFTSVPVVVSDSSRARHLRSLLKMPTLLTQSFCEELERKKKAVSFFDDVTVFLFDQESPTGDLADFAFSTGTEPSGQEPSEKETSAHQLQPDPELEAQSCQTFCVFEERDGNFSEEGGGCEREEPCPSSPETIPERQPLTTSTSNNPEAPKPAAVASNRFMVSRFSITHVSDHQQGSTTGNSEDGPKV
- the aatka gene encoding serine/threonine-protein kinase LMTK1 isoform X3; translation: MACDIASGLMHLHKYNFIHSDLALRNCLLTSEMSVKIGDYGLSHSRYKDDYYITQDQIWVPLRWIAPELIDEVHGNLLVVDQTKSSNIWSLGVTMWELFELGNQPYRHYSDRQVLTYAVKEQQLKLPKLQLQFPLSERWYEVMQFCWLQPELRPSSEEVHLLVTYLCAKGSSEAEEDFELRWNTLRPNLLGSTTHTATSTTLVLTPTPDSADVPGADQTQTVDPASSASSSFPLLDHFSDSFHSDTVDDLLTVTETSHGLNFEYKWEQARAEQPYCSSSTSGPLGQGNPHYQDIYYSNKGSTTGGSKTDSLTSGVSPSYYEPEHPGVVPVLSAHSPSISSEYYIRIEEPVECNINLDDSVVDYSPGMEASSSRLSSESRTGSTIAQPSAYWSTADNNKSTAYETDSSPTVQLNMEPLLRQTSSTSPVKLGHYHNCFSSNLDGTIYCEQSYKTYDQTCLSELDTSPESQSNPVRPVERLENTRALSHAVSSPSLGFCDPYLEASTGQSVVNESCHNNVMGPLRKTLSIVNHISIDVEADDGLLVGQRRGEHTENDLFSEREATNWTSNHSANNNSLSLESRQVGIGHDSYLDLQHTVHSNTTEIWSLTKATTRTFHSSRSSANLEAEGRDADGNATSNSTELGSYMNLFNKEREEAAIQVERNVIAENQSFIDSFTRATRGVESGKLQGKCEKQLLLNGERLYSEPKMIPDTSYLKSPSAFKDPLTGQTGATPDKHRGHIWEGVSAGMRLNYPETSGRSRRLDSGVGDRESSNSLAELGDYSEDDDDDVTDITSAIFADFNLDYAEAEEEELSSPKNPEGTPESVDIINLSSSMASTCDQAFSPDPFNIPILPKSLDSGYDTENNESPEFLFKELGDVRAGERLGGETELVLQVGQCTSTSSSELQLKGLTDKDLYRDSAYFSDYDVENERSPQEEGSKFFSGPINRDVCAEKLRGIRHGAPIQGQLSNEDHLTNLRHIKHCVVVNFLEAVPSSPHPLPTPGLSMLSPFPPQMGGCLTKESAPADDDLGLETEHSGEEPSSELSTSHGSEPSSTVQEASANNEESNRRADDCSQSLNSDSTINEYRDEVSKDSENGDGSTEEEELPEFSPVKDETEETSEGVRINEEDFEDIDAEECDSQDSLCEDSNGPVDLSTSSSLMELCGEDVRAPLEEAEDEDDSDDSESDEELRTYNIQDEDSEESEEDFTSVPVVVSDSSRARHLRSLLKMPTLLTQSFCEELERKKKAVSFFDDVTVFLFDQESPTGDLADFAFSTGTEPSGQEPSEKETSAHQLQPDPELEAQSCQTFCVFEERDGNFSEEGGGCEREEPCPSSPETIPERQPLTTSTSNNPEAPKPAAVASNRFMVSRFSITHVSDHQQGSTTGNSEDGPKV